A window of the Synechococcus sp. LTW-R genome harbors these coding sequences:
- a CDS encoding TIGR01777 family oxidoreductase: MRILLVGCSGFVGRALVPQLLAAGHQLVLISRSSAPLAAVQSPQLQRLQADPAQAATWQLPAVQEALATSEAVINLAGEPIAEKRWSDAHRALLTSSRIHTTRALVAAMQALPEGQRPQTLISGSAIGYYGTSETGRFSETSPAGSDFLAGLCQAWEKEAEAASSFARVVILRIGIVLGADGGALGKMLPVFRTGFGGPIGNGQQWMSWITRHDLCRLIGEALSKTAYQGTYNAVAPAPCSMVNFAAALGQALGRPSLLPVPAPILQLLLGDGAKVVLEGQQVLPERLQQQGFVFEDAELSAALARATT; the protein is encoded by the coding sequence GTGCGGATTCTGTTGGTGGGGTGCAGTGGTTTTGTCGGTCGGGCCCTCGTGCCACAGCTGCTCGCGGCGGGCCACCAGTTGGTGCTGATCAGCCGCTCCAGTGCTCCCCTGGCGGCCGTCCAGTCCCCCCAACTGCAGCGCCTTCAGGCCGACCCCGCCCAGGCGGCCACGTGGCAGCTCCCCGCCGTGCAAGAGGCCCTGGCCACAAGCGAGGCGGTGATCAACCTGGCCGGTGAGCCCATCGCGGAGAAGCGCTGGAGCGATGCCCACCGCGCCCTGCTCACGAGCAGTCGCATCCACACCACCCGTGCGCTGGTGGCCGCCATGCAGGCGCTGCCGGAGGGCCAGCGACCCCAGACCCTGATCAGCGGCTCGGCCATCGGCTACTACGGCACTAGTGAGACCGGGCGTTTCAGCGAAACCAGCCCCGCGGGCAGTGACTTCCTCGCCGGGCTCTGCCAGGCCTGGGAGAAAGAAGCCGAGGCGGCCTCAAGCTTTGCGCGCGTCGTGATCCTGCGGATCGGGATTGTCCTCGGCGCCGATGGCGGCGCCCTCGGCAAGATGCTGCCGGTCTTTCGGACGGGCTTCGGCGGACCGATTGGCAACGGCCAGCAGTGGATGAGCTGGATTACCCGCCATGACCTCTGCAGGCTGATCGGCGAGGCCCTCAGCAAGACCGCCTACCAAGGCACCTACAACGCCGTGGCACCCGCTCCGTGCAGCATGGTCAACTTCGCGGCCGCCCTGGGGCAGGCCCTCGGGCGCCCCAGCCTGCTGCCGGTGCCCGCACCGATCCTTCAGCTCCTGCTGGGCGATGGCGCCAAGGTGGTGCTCGAGGGGCAGCAGGTTCTGCCGGAGCGCCTGCAGCAGCAGGGATTTGTCTTTGAAGACGCTGAGCTCAGCGCGGCTCTCGCCCGCGCCACCACTTGA